From Algoriphagus sp. NG3, the proteins below share one genomic window:
- a CDS encoding NADP-dependent malic enzyme → MAIKIRKEDALNYHTQGSPGKIEVNPTKPLSSQMDLALAYSPGVAEPCKEIAADVENIYKYTAKGNLVGVISNGTAVLGLGDIGPEASKPVMEGKGVLFKKFAGIDVFDIEINEKDPKKLIQIIKSLEPTFGGINLEDIKAPECFEIETELKKEMNIPVMHDDQHGTAIISGAALLNALEIVEKDISQIKLVVNGAGAAAISCTRFYISLGIKRENIVLCDIAGILRSDRTDLDDTRKEFATDRDLYTLSDAMLGADVFLGLSAGNIVTQEQLMLMAPNPIVFALANPDPEISYELAIAAREDLIMATGRSDHPNQVNNVLGFPYIFRGALDVRATAINESMKLAAAHAIAKLAKEPVPDIVNKAYGEDKLGFGRLYLIPKPLDPRLITTIAPAVAKAAMDSGVAKYPIQDWDAYELELQERIGIDQRLMSVVIARAKKDPKRVVFAEADNRKILKAAQIIRDEKIGEPILLGNREKILALIEDNSLDLSNVTIIDPMEEKAMLKKFANILFSKRQRKGMTVGDAARLVTQRNYFGALMVESGAADAFISGLTRDYPKTILPSLQTIGVKPGVNRVAGMYIMNTPKGPFFFADATVNLNPTAEELVEIIGLTADAVRFFNVEPRIAVLSYSNFGSAKGDIPDKMSKATAIAQQKYPDLVIEGEMQANVAINEDIQREMYPFSKLINKKANTLIFPDLSSSNIAYKLLAELGNSEAIGPILLGMNKPVHILQLGSSIREIVNMVAVAVVDAQSTNNL, encoded by the coding sequence ATGGCAATCAAAATTCGCAAGGAAGACGCACTCAATTATCACACACAAGGTTCTCCTGGCAAAATAGAGGTTAATCCCACCAAGCCCCTTTCAAGTCAGATGGATTTGGCTCTGGCTTACTCTCCTGGTGTAGCTGAGCCCTGTAAAGAAATTGCGGCAGATGTAGAAAACATTTATAAATATACCGCCAAAGGCAATTTAGTGGGCGTGATCTCAAATGGAACTGCTGTTTTGGGATTGGGTGATATAGGGCCTGAGGCTTCCAAACCTGTAATGGAAGGGAAGGGAGTTCTCTTTAAGAAATTCGCAGGAATAGATGTCTTCGATATCGAAATCAATGAGAAGGATCCAAAAAAGCTAATTCAAATCATTAAATCCCTGGAGCCCACCTTTGGCGGAATCAATCTGGAAGACATTAAGGCACCTGAGTGTTTCGAAATCGAGACTGAACTTAAAAAGGAAATGAATATCCCTGTCATGCATGATGATCAGCACGGCACGGCGATTATTTCCGGAGCGGCTTTGCTCAATGCACTGGAAATCGTGGAAAAAGATATTTCCCAAATCAAGCTGGTAGTAAATGGAGCCGGAGCAGCTGCGATTTCATGTACCAGATTCTACATTTCCTTAGGAATAAAAAGGGAAAACATCGTCCTATGCGACATAGCGGGAATTCTTCGGTCAGACAGAACTGACTTAGATGATACTCGAAAGGAATTTGCCACTGACCGAGACTTATATACCCTCTCGGACGCTATGCTTGGAGCAGATGTGTTTTTAGGTCTTTCGGCGGGCAACATAGTCACTCAAGAGCAGCTAATGTTGATGGCACCTAATCCCATCGTGTTCGCCTTGGCCAACCCAGATCCGGAAATTTCTTACGAATTGGCAATAGCAGCCAGGGAAGATTTGATCATGGCCACAGGACGCTCGGACCATCCTAATCAAGTCAATAACGTACTGGGTTTCCCGTACATATTCAGGGGAGCGTTGGACGTAAGGGCTACCGCTATCAATGAATCCATGAAACTTGCGGCGGCACATGCCATAGCTAAGTTGGCGAAAGAACCGGTTCCTGATATTGTAAATAAAGCGTACGGTGAGGACAAGCTAGGTTTTGGCAGATTGTATTTGATCCCAAAACCCCTCGATCCAAGACTGATCACCACGATAGCACCAGCTGTGGCCAAAGCGGCAATGGACTCAGGTGTGGCCAAATACCCAATACAAGACTGGGATGCCTATGAGCTTGAGCTTCAAGAAAGAATAGGTATTGATCAACGGTTAATGTCTGTAGTAATCGCCCGAGCCAAGAAAGATCCGAAGCGGGTGGTATTTGCAGAAGCCGACAACAGGAAAATCCTTAAAGCAGCCCAGATCATCCGGGATGAAAAAATCGGTGAGCCAATTCTACTTGGTAATAGAGAGAAAATCTTAGCTCTCATTGAAGACAATTCGTTGGATCTCAGCAATGTGACCATCATCGATCCTATGGAGGAGAAAGCCATGCTCAAGAAATTTGCCAATATCCTTTTTAGCAAACGGCAGAGAAAGGGCATGACCGTGGGAGATGCTGCCAGGCTCGTCACCCAAAGGAATTACTTCGGGGCCTTGATGGTAGAATCCGGGGCAGCAGACGCATTCATTTCCGGACTCACCAGAGACTATCCTAAAACTATTCTCCCTTCGCTCCAAACTATCGGCGTGAAACCGGGTGTTAACCGTGTAGCGGGTATGTACATCATGAACACCCCTAAAGGCCCGTTTTTCTTTGCAGATGCTACTGTCAACCTCAATCCTACGGCTGAAGAATTAGTGGAAATCATTGGTCTGACTGCAGATGCAGTGAGATTTTTCAATGTGGAGCCAAGAATAGCAGTACTATCCTATTCTAATTTCGGGTCTGCAAAGGGGGATATACCGGACAAAATGTCCAAAGCAACTGCAATAGCACAGCAGAAATATCCTGACTTGGTGATTGAGGGGGAGATGCAGGCAAACGTGGCAATCAATGAGGATATCCAACGTGAAATGTACCCCTTCTCCAAACTCATCAACAAGAAAGCAAATACCCTGATTTTCCCGGATCTAAGTTCCAGCAACATCGCCTACAAGCTACTTGCCGAACTGGGGAACTCTGAGGCCATAGGCCCTATCCTACTAGGCATGAACAAACCTGTACACATATTGCAGCTGGGAAGTTCTATCAGGGAAATTGTAAATATGGTAGCAGTGGCGGTAGTAGATGCGCAATCCACCAACAATCTATGA
- the ruvA gene encoding Holliday junction branch migration protein RuvA yields MIDYLNGKLVYKDPTHVIIDVQGIGYHVKISLQTYTEIKDEEQIKLLTYLHIKEDAHTLFGFKHEAEKRLFLLLLSINGVGPSTGLMILSSLSSAEIEQAILAGDVATIQHVKGIGTKTAQRIILELKDKVGKPGADTTGEPIGFLKSNNKIREEALQALITLGFPKAAAEKNIANVLKKTTAEISLEDLIKASLKTS; encoded by the coding sequence ATGATCGACTATCTAAACGGTAAGCTTGTATATAAAGACCCTACCCATGTCATCATAGATGTACAAGGCATCGGATATCATGTAAAAATATCCCTACAAACCTATACTGAGATAAAAGATGAGGAGCAAATCAAGCTCCTCACCTATCTTCACATCAAAGAAGACGCCCATACACTGTTTGGTTTCAAACACGAAGCTGAAAAACGACTTTTTTTGCTCTTACTCTCTATCAACGGAGTCGGGCCAAGTACAGGTTTAATGATTCTTTCCTCCTTGAGCAGCGCAGAAATCGAACAAGCCATACTCGCCGGTGATGTAGCTACTATTCAGCACGTAAAAGGGATAGGAACCAAAACCGCCCAACGCATTATTTTAGAATTGAAAGATAAAGTAGGTAAACCCGGGGCTGACACCACGGGCGAACCAATAGGTTTTTTGAAATCCAACAATAAAATCCGCGAAGAAGCGTTACAAGCACTCATTACGTTAGGTTTTCCTAAGGCCGCTGCAGAAAAAAATATAGCTAATGTTCTCAAAAAAACAACCGCAGAAATTTCGTTAGAAGATTTAATTAAAGCATCTTTAAAGACATCATAA
- the sprA gene encoding cell surface protein SprA, protein MAYSTSEAQQTNPDSVQSRIDSLNRRRLSPSYLLWQNLRTNPLFPQRNPFTQSQIPFYPANPITQNVAVKVDSTLRYNVTDQIDTVRVGNEQEYDFEQFSKIQEYRVRQDYWRSRARGGDGESAVEGRGLIPPLTISPSFDRLFGGSEINIVPSGYVNLDFGAIFRRVDNPTLPIRQQQNGGFNFDQQIQMAVNGSLGEKVKIGANFDSNNSFDFQNQMKLEFNGFEEDIIQSIEIGNVSMPVQNSLIQGAQNLFGVKTQLQFGKLGVTAVASTQRGRRDNLTIDANGQGRSFDIQASKYDENRHFFIGHFFRDNYERWLRGLPQVLSGVNVTRIEVYIMNRAANTETLRNFAAFMDLGEGRVISNPSNPNIGAGTPNAPAGNAANLLYSNISGNPAFRPFDTGSRAMESSLGLRKGVDFEQINGARKLDQTEYFFNPQLGYLSLFRRLQNDEVLAVSYEYTYNGQVYKVGELTEDYQSRQEDELIFMKLLRPARINTRAPTWDLMMKNVYSLNANQITRDGFQLQVIYRDDRTGLDNPSLLEGAEVKDKPLIQLTGLDNLNPQNDPAPDGNFDFVEGLTILTDRGLLVFPVLEPFGSNLEKYFQPGEVVLKEKYVYDTLYKTTQADAELVTRLNKYFIKGRLTAGSASEIQLPGLNISPGSVIVQAGNIPLTEGVDFTVDYNVGRLVIINDAILQSGKQINISFEKADLVSFQTRSLLGTRLDYLFNDKFNIGGTFLYLNERPNVTRIATGSETLRNSLWGLDGNFSDESRWLTKMADALPFTSTKETSLVQISGEFAHLIPGTSNMVNGEPASYIDDFEAAITPFNLGGAANQNWKLSSTPQTLDNRFDLSNQTEDNLGAAYRRARVAWYNIDNIFYRESGPGVPSNITREDRRNHYVRRVLPQEIFPQQDREVIVTPEPLFELAYFPSERGMYNYNPNLTTEGFLPEPKKNFGGVTRAITTEVDFDRTNIEYIEFWLLDPFIEGENGRVLDGNFNQNNTTGGKLFINLGDISEDILKDGRHAFENGLPADGDPTKTGESEWGRITREQFLLPAFDNSETSRQNQDVGLDGLKNEDEANFFRSRFLDRLNVNAVARNQILEDVSGDLFKYYLDEDFDQNDVKILERYKKFNGMEGNTPVTASENLPYTPSGSNTPDNEDLNSDNTINELENYYAYEMDLKPGSMVVGQNNIVDKTTANVNGETVDWYLFRIPVRQPDRVEGDITGFKSIRWIRTYLTDFEQPVVLRMANFRMVGSQWRVFQESLFERGFFEIPEPDNSNVTVDVVSIEENSQGSATESPYVLPPGITRDRDNTSTVERRLNEQSLRVCVEDLGARDARAVFKNVTLDLVQFERIKMFLHADSEDAQDGEITAFLRLGTDNTDNYYEIEVPLVITPKGTRDPAQIWPAANEIDIAIQDIVGVKVERDNRRVPMNIPFSQQVGPYTVTVVGRPELNQSQTSMIGVRNPGTTGGGSRSICIWANELRVTGATQSNGWAANALMNVKIADLAVVSGSIRHNSIGFGGLETRLSQRARSATTQYDISTNVDIHKLLPEGLGVSIPMYFSVENSTTTPEYDPLNPDVPFEVALQKFETQDQRDDYRKIALDQVNRKNISFNNVRKLKTNPEAKDHFYNLSNFSFSYAYGVMNQTNAQIQDYSFKTYRGNVTYSYSPKPLEIEPFKNAGFLDSPHLKLIKDFNLNLSPTLILARLDIDRKHLRSQYRNDQLGTAGVDPLFQKSFFINRFYSLNWDLTKNLRVDYTGTVMAVVDEPQGDLDTEQKSDSVRYNAWRFGRRTNYNHSINLNYTLPLDKSPLTDWIKADYRYATTYTWLTGAIGQKDTLGNSIQNTRDQSLIGKFDLIRLYNKNKKLAALNAPKRPSIPGRTGVSAEDTIGTPFTNKLIKSLMMVKEITFSVGKSEGTFLPGYMPDAGILGMDDIFQNPGLAFLLGSQDASIRNEFAQAGLIAPSSELTQPFRQTSVKNMTFGSLIEPFQDFKITLNASKREVGEYHEIFRNSTETPGEYQSLNPSRLGAYRITTIMLGTSFNKDGFDNVSSLFTDFENNRVIIKSRLDATSSGGEYSLNGQDVLIPAFIAAYRGKDASAFDMNPFPKTPLPNWRLDYRGLSRIKALSEIFSSINVQHMYTSTYEASNFSNSLQYQQGLELYNSLQRIPRPNQVNSEGQFIPIYVLNDVVLTERFGPLIGIDMLTKERLNIAVIYNKERSLGLNFSNAQITEQKSNDINFSLGYTKAGVKVPFKFQGKQTVLKNDLQFRIDSKVVSTKQIQRKIEEGSTVTSGNLNISFRPTVSYLINQNLNLTLYFDRTINDPMVTTAYKRTSTAFGGQLRFNLGQ, encoded by the coding sequence CTGGCCTATTCCACTTCTGAGGCTCAACAAACCAATCCTGACAGTGTCCAGTCCCGGATTGATTCTTTGAATCGAAGGAGACTATCTCCCTCATATTTGCTCTGGCAAAATCTGAGGACAAATCCGCTATTCCCGCAACGCAACCCATTTACACAATCACAAATACCTTTTTACCCGGCTAATCCAATCACGCAGAATGTAGCAGTAAAAGTGGACTCAACACTTCGTTATAATGTAACAGATCAGATTGACACGGTCAGGGTAGGAAATGAGCAAGAATATGACTTTGAACAATTCTCAAAAATCCAGGAATATAGAGTACGCCAAGACTACTGGAGAAGTAGGGCACGTGGAGGAGACGGAGAAAGTGCGGTAGAAGGAAGAGGCTTGATACCTCCACTTACTATCAGCCCCTCTTTTGACAGGCTTTTTGGGGGCAGTGAAATCAATATTGTTCCTTCAGGGTATGTAAATCTGGACTTTGGGGCGATATTCAGACGTGTTGACAACCCCACCCTCCCCATTCGTCAGCAACAAAACGGGGGCTTCAATTTTGATCAGCAAATCCAGATGGCCGTCAATGGCTCACTCGGGGAAAAAGTGAAGATCGGAGCCAATTTTGATTCTAATAATTCCTTTGACTTTCAAAACCAGATGAAGCTGGAATTTAATGGTTTTGAAGAAGACATCATCCAATCCATCGAAATCGGCAATGTCAGTATGCCGGTCCAAAACAGTTTGATCCAGGGAGCTCAAAATCTTTTCGGTGTGAAAACCCAGCTGCAATTTGGCAAATTAGGGGTGACCGCAGTTGCTTCTACCCAGCGGGGAAGAAGAGATAACCTGACGATTGATGCCAATGGGCAGGGCAGATCCTTCGATATTCAGGCTTCCAAATACGATGAAAACAGGCACTTCTTTATAGGCCACTTTTTCCGTGACAACTACGAGCGATGGCTCAGAGGCCTACCTCAGGTACTCTCCGGTGTAAATGTGACTAGAATAGAAGTCTATATTATGAACCGGGCGGCAAATACCGAGACACTCAGGAATTTTGCCGCATTTATGGACTTGGGGGAAGGGCGTGTGATCTCTAATCCTTCTAATCCTAACATAGGAGCCGGGACACCTAATGCCCCCGCTGGGAATGCCGCAAACCTGCTCTATTCGAATATTTCGGGCAACCCTGCCTTTCGTCCCTTCGACACCGGATCCAGGGCGATGGAATCCAGTCTGGGGCTGAGAAAAGGAGTTGACTTCGAGCAAATCAACGGAGCCAGGAAACTCGATCAGACAGAGTACTTTTTCAATCCTCAACTTGGCTATTTATCCCTTTTTCGGAGACTCCAAAATGATGAAGTCCTTGCTGTTTCCTATGAATACACCTACAACGGACAGGTCTATAAGGTAGGTGAATTGACTGAAGACTATCAAAGCAGGCAGGAAGATGAGCTGATTTTCATGAAACTTCTCCGCCCTGCCCGCATCAACACCCGGGCTCCTACTTGGGACCTCATGATGAAAAACGTCTATAGTCTTAATGCAAATCAGATCACACGAGATGGTTTTCAGCTCCAGGTGATCTATAGGGATGACCGTACTGGTCTGGACAACCCTTCCCTGTTGGAAGGTGCGGAGGTCAAAGACAAGCCATTGATCCAGCTCACAGGTCTGGACAATCTGAACCCGCAGAATGACCCCGCCCCTGACGGGAATTTTGACTTTGTGGAAGGGCTCACTATCCTCACTGACCGGGGACTTTTGGTTTTCCCAGTCTTAGAACCTTTTGGCTCTAATCTGGAAAAGTACTTTCAGCCCGGAGAAGTGGTCCTCAAGGAAAAATACGTTTACGATACCTTGTACAAAACCACGCAGGCAGATGCGGAGCTGGTCACCCGACTCAATAAGTACTTTATCAAAGGACGACTAACCGCAGGATCAGCAAGTGAAATCCAGCTACCAGGACTGAATATTTCCCCTGGATCTGTGATCGTGCAGGCAGGAAATATTCCTTTGACAGAAGGTGTGGACTTTACAGTAGATTATAATGTGGGTAGGCTTGTCATCATCAACGACGCAATACTGCAGTCCGGCAAACAAATCAATATAAGTTTCGAAAAAGCCGATTTGGTTTCTTTCCAGACCCGAAGTCTATTAGGAACCCGGCTGGATTATCTCTTTAATGACAAATTCAATATAGGCGGTACTTTCCTTTATTTGAATGAACGGCCAAATGTCACCAGGATAGCCACCGGTAGTGAAACACTGAGAAACAGCCTCTGGGGCTTGGACGGGAACTTCAGCGATGAATCCAGGTGGCTGACCAAGATGGCTGATGCGCTCCCATTTACCAGCACAAAAGAGACTTCCCTCGTGCAAATCAGTGGCGAATTTGCCCACTTGATCCCCGGGACTTCCAATATGGTAAATGGAGAACCTGCTTCCTATATAGATGATTTTGAAGCAGCTATCACCCCATTTAACTTGGGAGGAGCCGCTAATCAAAACTGGAAATTGTCATCTACCCCACAGACTCTTGACAATAGATTTGACCTCAGCAACCAAACTGAAGACAATCTAGGTGCGGCATATCGACGGGCAAGGGTAGCCTGGTACAACATAGATAACATTTTCTATAGAGAAAGCGGCCCCGGAGTCCCATCCAATATTACCCGGGAAGACCGTAGAAACCACTACGTGAGAAGGGTCTTGCCCCAGGAGATATTCCCCCAGCAAGACCGGGAGGTAATCGTCACCCCCGAGCCTCTTTTTGAACTCGCCTACTTCCCAAGTGAGCGGGGAATGTACAATTACAATCCTAATCTGACTACAGAGGGATTTCTTCCCGAGCCTAAAAAGAATTTTGGTGGGGTGACTCGGGCCATTACAACTGAAGTGGATTTTGACCGGACTAATATAGAATATATAGAATTCTGGCTATTGGATCCTTTTATAGAAGGTGAAAACGGACGGGTACTGGATGGCAACTTCAATCAAAACAATACCACCGGGGGTAAACTCTTTATCAATCTGGGTGATATTTCAGAGGATATCCTGAAAGATGGTCGTCATGCTTTCGAAAATGGCCTACCAGCAGATGGAGATCCTACGAAAACCGGGGAAAGTGAATGGGGCAGAATTACCCGTGAGCAGTTTTTATTGCCTGCATTCGATAATTCTGAGACGTCTAGGCAAAACCAAGATGTAGGGTTGGATGGGTTGAAAAATGAAGATGAAGCTAATTTTTTCAGAAGCCGTTTCCTCGATCGTCTGAATGTGAATGCAGTTGCCAGAAATCAGATCCTGGAAGATGTGTCCGGGGATTTATTCAAATATTATCTTGACGAGGATTTTGACCAGAATGATGTAAAAATCCTTGAACGGTACAAAAAGTTCAATGGAATGGAAGGTAACACACCTGTCACTGCCTCTGAAAATCTTCCTTATACTCCATCTGGATCCAATACTCCTGATAATGAGGACTTGAATTCAGATAATACCATCAATGAATTAGAAAATTATTACGCCTACGAAATGGACCTAAAACCTGGCAGCATGGTCGTGGGGCAGAATAACATTGTAGACAAAACCACTGCCAATGTAAATGGAGAAACAGTAGATTGGTATTTATTCCGTATTCCGGTACGCCAGCCAGACCGTGTAGAAGGCGACATTACAGGTTTCAAATCCATCAGGTGGATAAGGACTTACCTCACGGATTTCGAACAACCTGTGGTGTTGAGAATGGCAAATTTCAGAATGGTAGGCAGTCAATGGAGGGTGTTTCAAGAATCTCTGTTTGAGAGAGGGTTTTTCGAAATTCCCGAACCTGACAATTCGAACGTGACGGTAGATGTAGTCAGCATTGAAGAAAACAGTCAGGGAAGTGCTACCGAGAGTCCATATGTCCTGCCCCCAGGCATTACTAGGGATAGGGACAATACCTCTACAGTAGAGAGGAGATTAAACGAGCAGTCGCTGCGGGTGTGTGTGGAAGACCTCGGAGCTAGAGACGCCCGTGCCGTGTTCAAAAACGTGACGCTGGACCTAGTGCAATTCGAACGGATCAAGATGTTTTTGCATGCGGATAGTGAGGATGCCCAGGATGGAGAGATCACTGCCTTCCTCCGTTTAGGCACAGATAATACAGATAACTATTATGAGATCGAGGTACCCTTAGTGATCACACCGAAAGGCACCCGTGACCCTGCCCAGATCTGGCCAGCTGCAAATGAAATTGATATCGCAATCCAAGACATAGTGGGAGTGAAAGTGGAGCGTGACAATAGGCGTGTCCCAATGAACATTCCTTTTTCCCAGCAGGTAGGCCCGTACACAGTCACGGTGGTAGGACGCCCTGAGCTGAACCAATCCCAAACGTCTATGATAGGTGTAAGAAATCCCGGGACAACTGGTGGTGGGAGTAGAAGCATCTGTATATGGGCAAATGAACTCCGTGTAACAGGGGCCACTCAATCAAATGGCTGGGCTGCCAATGCGCTGATGAATGTGAAAATAGCTGATTTGGCTGTGGTTTCGGGATCGATCAGACACAATTCAATCGGTTTTGGTGGATTGGAAACAAGGTTGTCCCAAAGAGCAAGATCCGCTACTACGCAATACGATATTTCCACTAACGTGGACATCCACAAGCTTCTGCCTGAAGGGCTGGGCGTAAGTATCCCCATGTACTTTTCGGTAGAAAACAGCACTACCACACCTGAGTATGACCCGTTAAATCCAGATGTGCCGTTTGAAGTAGCTTTGCAAAAATTCGAAACACAGGATCAAAGGGATGACTATCGCAAAATCGCATTGGACCAGGTAAACCGAAAAAACATCAGCTTCAATAACGTACGAAAGTTAAAGACCAACCCGGAGGCTAAAGATCATTTTTACAACCTTAGCAACTTTTCTTTCTCCTATGCATATGGGGTGATGAATCAGACAAATGCTCAGATTCAGGATTACAGCTTCAAGACATATCGAGGAAATGTCACCTATAGCTATAGCCCCAAACCGCTTGAGATCGAACCCTTTAAAAATGCAGGATTTCTGGATTCCCCGCATCTGAAATTGATCAAGGATTTCAACCTGAATCTATCCCCTACGCTCATACTTGCGAGACTGGATATTGACCGCAAGCATCTTAGGTCACAGTACAGAAATGACCAACTCGGTACAGCAGGTGTTGACCCACTGTTCCAAAAGAGCTTCTTCATCAACCGCTTCTATTCTCTAAACTGGGATCTGACCAAAAATCTGCGGGTGGACTACACCGGAACTGTCATGGCAGTAGTCGATGAGCCACAGGGAGACTTGGATACAGAACAAAAATCAGATTCGGTACGCTATAACGCCTGGAGATTTGGCCGACGCACCAATTATAATCACAGCATTAACTTGAACTATACCTTACCGCTGGATAAATCACCGCTCACAGATTGGATCAAAGCAGACTATAGATATGCTACCACCTATACCTGGCTTACCGGGGCGATAGGGCAGAAAGACACCCTAGGCAACTCCATCCAAAACACACGTGACCAATCATTAATCGGAAAGTTTGACCTGATCAGGCTTTACAATAAAAACAAAAAACTGGCAGCACTAAATGCCCCAAAACGACCGAGCATTCCTGGTAGGACAGGTGTTTCAGCAGAAGACACTATAGGTACCCCTTTCACAAATAAGCTTATAAAATCCCTTATGATGGTGAAAGAAATCACTTTCAGTGTAGGAAAAAGCGAAGGGACTTTCCTCCCAGGATACATGCCAGACGCAGGTATATTGGGAATGGACGATATCTTTCAAAACCCTGGTTTGGCATTCTTACTTGGTAGCCAAGATGCAAGCATCAGAAATGAATTTGCTCAGGCAGGTCTTATAGCTCCGAGCAGCGAGCTTACGCAGCCTTTCAGGCAAACTAGTGTTAAAAACATGACCTTTGGTAGCTTAATAGAACCATTTCAGGATTTTAAAATCACATTAAATGCCAGTAAACGGGAAGTGGGCGAGTATCATGAAATTTTCAGAAATTCCACAGAGACTCCCGGAGAATATCAATCCCTAAACCCCAGTAGACTAGGAGCGTATAGAATCACTACAATCATGCTTGGAACAAGCTTCAATAAGGATGGTTTTGACAATGTCTCGTCTTTATTCACTGATTTTGAAAATAATAGAGTAATTATCAAAAGTAGACTTGATGCCACGAGTTCTGGTGGAGAATATTCCCTGAATGGTCAAGACGTATTGATTCCGGCATTTATTGCCGCATATAGAGGAAAAGATGCTTCTGCCTTTGACATGAATCCTTTTCCAAAAACCCCACTGCCAAACTGGCGTTTGGATTATCGTGGGCTTTCCAGGATCAAGGCACTGAGTGAAATTTTCAGCAGCATCAATGTGCAGCATATGTACACTTCCACCTATGAAGCAAGCAACTTTTCCAATTCTCTCCAGTATCAGCAAGGCCTGGAACTGTATAACTCCTTGCAGCGAATCCCTAGACCCAACCAGGTGAATTCTGAAGGGCAGTTTATTCCTATATATGTGCTGAATGATGTAGTCCTCACTGAGCGGTTTGGCCCTTTGATCGGGATAGATATGCTTACCAAAGAAAGACTGAATATTGCGGTCATATATAATAAAGAGCGAAGTCTTGGGCTAAACTTTTCCAATGCACAAATCACCGAACAGAAAAGCAACGATATCAATTTCTCACTCGGCTACACCAAAGCCGGAGTTAAAGTCCCTTTTAAATTCCAAGGAAAGCAAACCGTATTAAAAAATGATTTGCAATTCAGGATAGATTCAAAGGTGGTAAGCACTAAACAAATCCAGCGAAAAATCGAAGAAGGCAGCACAGTAACCAGCGGAAATTTAAATATCTCGTTCAGACCGACAGTTTCCTATCTGATTAATCAAAATTTAAATCTTACCCTGTATTTTGACAGGACTATCAATGACCCTATGGTGACTACAGCCTACAAGCGAACCTCTACAGCCTTCGGAGGACAACTTCGATTTAATTTAGGACAATAG